The sequence below is a genomic window from Lolium perenne isolate Kyuss_39 chromosome 4, Kyuss_2.0, whole genome shotgun sequence.
ggtttctgtcgctCCTAGAACCCCACAATTAGTGGCCAAATACAcggtgcattcccctaggcccataaaggtgaagtatcatgtagtcgacgttcacatgacaccactagaagaatagcaccacaacttaaatatcaaataattgcatattactcaacatagttccactactaacagcatgacttctcccatgtccacaagaactaaacgaactactcacaagacatcatatggatcataatcagaggtgatataatgatgaataacaatctagacataaaccttaattcaatggtttcactcaatagtatCAATGATGAGGAAATCCCTACTACACGACTACCTccatcattgcaagatgaagacgatgctgctgtgaagctcaagtccaatgaagtcaggattggacccattacaagagctcgtgcgaagctactcaaacaaaaggtgaatttgttcctaagtgatactttgatcgacgagaagtttatactacctaagtccttttatttatgtatgatcaggtatgaagaaggagcaagcatcgcacgaggaggagaggagcaactagacaagaagctggacgagaagctggacatgaagacaacccatggaagcgcgagggaggagatGAGGCATGCACAAGGGAAGAAGCAACAGTCCAGGCCGGCGCCAGGCCTGgttgaccggccgccacgccgaacgcgcccggtccccagcccggtccgaccggatgccTCGCCGGGCCAGCCCGGCGCCGAACGGATCCTCAACCGTGGCACACCGGGAAACATCCAGTAAGCCTGGAGCCCtagcccggtcaccacccggtgccAGGCCCAGTttcgaccggcctgcccggtcccagacccggtcgaccgcccccctgaccggccgagtccgagtctgtctcgaccagatccaatCTAGGTCAGTTTTCTATGTATATTTTCGACCCCTGGTCGTCCTAAACCccaatataagtgcccaggacgcccccaaattaggtttagaccacgtttaagataaaccctagttcatagttgattgctttgcaactctatcaaattcctacaccatattgcattgatttggtgtataccctgaaagtcttgtgtgatctgctgttccattgaaaattagacggttgcaacttaccgcttcgtggtcggcggctacgtgcgcaagtgtgtggagttgcgaatatcttgcagggttgagagctgttgcattagcAACAGGaaccaatcgagagacttcgttgcgtcatacaagttatcatccacttcatcatcgtgttatCTCTATTTTGTTCATccagtgatcatcatcaccaccgtgcttactgagaagatcgggccaccccttatcaatcaactacaaggagtaatcagcaccgggaaagtttcccctatgaactagacaagtatcaaacccaagatgttacagTGGGATAGCGTGCAGacgacggtgatgatggtgttggtggtggttgaACAATAGGAGCAGACGAGCAGTAGTTATAgccttctttagagtttcaaaagcttccttacagtcatcatcaaaaacaaaaggtacgtccttttggagaagattagtaagagacattgaaattttagagaaatctttaataaacctcctatagaaaccagcatgaccaagaacactatgaatacctttaacatccctaggatagggaatTTTCTCAGTTGCTTCCACTTTGGCTCTATCGacttcaatacctctttcagaaattttatgtccaagAACAATTCCTTCATTTACCATAAAGTGCCATTTCTCTcaattaagaacaagattagtttcttcacatctctgcaaaactttatcaagattgtgcaaacaattatcaaaagaagtctcatagacggagaaatcgtccatgaatacttccaccatttcttcacaaaaaccatgaaaaatagcagacatgcatctttgaaatgtagcaggagcattacacaaaccaaaaggcatacgcctataagcataagttccatatggacaagtaaaagtggttttctcttgatcttgctTTTTGACAACGATTtgagaaaacccagaataaccatcaaggaaACAAAAATGAGttttcttagacaacctttctaacatttgatcaataaaaggtaaaggatactgatctttcttagtaactgtaTTAACTCTTCTATAATCAATGCACATCATATAGCCAactactactctttgaggaataagtTCATTAttctcattaggcacaacagtaattcctcctttcttagggacacaatgcacaggactaacccatctactatcagcaacaggataaataataccagcatcaagaagtttcaatacctcatttcttaccacatcattCATCTTCAGAATTAaatgacgttgatgttcaacaactggCTTTGCATCCGGTTCCATATTAATATAGCATGCTGACATATAGTAGGAGaattccccttcaaatcatcaagagtatatcccatagctcctcggtgcttcttcaatactcCCAATAATCTTTCCTCTTTCTGTCCTgaaagtttagaactaataataacaggatatatcttCTTATCATCAGTATAAGCATATTTAAGatcatcaggtaaaggctttagatTAAAAACGGGATCCTCCTTGGGTGGTAGCgtggtacccaaatcttccacgggtaaatcatgcttaagcatctccggttgacgaagaaaaatctCGTCAATTTCCTTTCTTTCCTCCATAAATACCTCACTTTCGTGATCCTCCATATATTGCTGCAAAGCATTGTTAGGAGCAACAACAATAGAAGCaagttgttcaactctaaaatcttcATTAGGCAATTCAGTTTTATAAGGAGCATTAGCGAACTTagaaaaattaaactcataagactctCCATCAGATTTAGTAATAATTTTCTCCTTTTTGCAATCTATAGTAGCACCACAAGTATTcaagaaaggtctaccaaaaattataggacaagtcttactagcagctgaaccaagtactagaaaatcagcaggatatttaatcttaccacataaaacttccacatctctaacaataccaattggagagatggtCTCTCTATTAgaaagctgaataaccacatcaatttcttcaagttcacaagaaccaatttcatgcataatttccatgtaaagctcataaggaatgacaCTAGAACTTGcagcaatatcacataaaccataatagcaatgatcacctattCTGACAGAAAGCACATGAACACTAGTTTTCTTGgatttactaggatgtgaaacaatattagaagcatcttcacacaaTATAATATATACTTCTTCTACATTTCCAGTAACCAAGTCCTTTACTATTGCTACCGCAGGTTCAACAGTTATTTGTTCAACAGATTCCATAGCTTTCCTTTTACTTTTATTAACTACGCTAGTTACAGTAGAATGTTCCTTTACCTTGGCAGGGAAAGGTACCTTCTCAATATAAGGTTTAGGCAAAACACGATCATCATTACAAACTTCAATATTTCTAGCAGGAACACAATTAACAAAATCCTTATAAGGTGCATGATACTTGTTCGACTCCTTTTTGGGAACATCAAGATAAGATGCAAAAGCCTTAAAACAATCTGCAAAAGTCATCAGTTTGCGTAAAagattcaatgcattcataatcataattaatacctgactttcttcctttatcattctcccatccttcagtattttcctgaatGCGATCGGGAAGATCCCAGTTAGCTTCTTCCTTCatacgtgtaaatgatccagaacaagaagcatCCAATAAATCCTTATCATGAAGAAAAAGCCTTGcatagaagttattaataacaatattactggggagctcatgaatggggcatttgagcattaatgacttcaatctcccccacgcttgggaaatactctctccatcttgaggctagaaattatatatttgattccgatctttatgaatctcacttggaggatagaatttagaataaaagagaggtacaatttcctcccatccaatagatcggtcattcttcagcatcttataccattccgcggatcttcacctctcaaaactttacttttatgctctctatatgatttcaaaacttgaaaagctctagcacatgatttaatccctgcttccctctgcgaaggggctttcttttactttatgttgagtcagtttacctacttctttctatcttagaagcaaacacttgtgtcaactgtgtgcattgattcttacatgcttgcttattgtactcatcatattactttgtgttgacaattatccatgagatatacatgttgaaagttgaaagcaattgctgaaacttaaatcttcctttgtgttgcttcaagaccttttattaagaatctattgctttatgatttaactcttatgcaagactttttgatgcttgtcttgaaagtactattcatgaaaagtttttgctatatgatttagttgtttagtcattatctttttgttagcaaactatagaccattgctttgagtcacttcattcatctcatatgctttacaatagtattgatcaagattatgttggtagcatgtcacttcagaaattattctttttatcgtttacctactcgagggcgagtaggaaccaagcttggggatgcttgatacgtctccaacgtatctataatttcttatgttctatgctagttttatgacaatatctacatgttttattcatactttatatcatttttatgcattttctgggactaacctattaacaagatgtcgaagcgccagttcctgttttctgctgtttttggtttcagaaattctacacaggaaatattctcggaattggacgaaacaaaagcccacggccctattttccacggagtgttccagaagatcgAAGAAGAGTCagagaaggccagcaggggggccaccccatagggcggcgcggccccacctcatGCCGCGCCGAGgtatggggagcccacctcgggacacccccgacgctgccccttcgcctatttattccttcgtatcgtaaaaccctagtatcgagagccaaaatacgagaaaagttctagagacgtcgccgccgtcaaccccatctcggggggttctgaagatcacctccggcaccctgccggagaggggaatcatcaccggagggctctacatcaccatgcccgcctccggactgatgcgtgagtagttcatccttggactacgggtccatagcagtagctagatggttgtcttctcctattgtaccatcatgtttagatcttgtgagctgcctatcatgatcaagatcatctatttgtaatgctacatgttgtgtttgttgggatccgatgaatatggaatactatgtcaagttgattattgatctatcttatatgtgttgtttatgatcttgcatgctctccgttgctagtagaggctctggccaagttgatacttgtaactccaagagggggtatttatgctagatagtgggttcatgcctccattgaatctgggacagtgacagaaagttctaaggttgtggatgtgctgttgccactagggataaaacatcaatgctttgtctaaggatatttgtattatttacattaattgtctgttgtttgaaacttaatactggaaggggtgcggatgctaacccgaaggtggactttttaggcatagatgcatgttggatggcggtctatgttctttgtcgtaatgccctaagtaaatctcatagtggtcatcatgatatgtatgtgcattgttatgctctctctctatttgtcaattgcccaactgtaatttgtttacccaacatgttatttattttattggagagataccactagtgaactatggaccccggtccattcttttacatctgaaatacaacctactgcaatcattgttctcttttgttttctgcaagcaaacatcattctccacaccatacgtttaatcatttgttttcagcaagccggtcagattgacaacctcactgttaagtttgggcaaagtactttgattgtgttgtgcaggttccacgttggcgccggaatacctggtgttgtgccgcactacactccttcaccaacaaccttcacgtggccttcatctcctactggttcgataaccttggtttcttactgaggaaaaactcgctgctgtacgcatcataccttcctctttggggttcccaacggacgtgtgctttaccgtcacaagcagctacttttctggcgccgttgccggggacgtgaaggaaaactacactacagagatttctaactcccacgtcaactgcgcgcCAGCACCCACATTTATTGGATTATTCTTGTGGCCATGCTAGCACCCACGTCCTATATTTTTTAATCAACCAGCCCGTCAATCTTAATCCGTTCATCTAAGGAAAGCCCAAGCTaaagaaattaaaaaaaacatAAACTAACTAAAGAAAATAGGCCTTCCAGACCACCACAGGAAAGAGCAAAACGCTTCGTTCCCGTCCCTTGAACCATTCGTGAGAAGAAGAACTCCGACCTTCTCTAATGGCGCAACAGTTTTAGATCCCTTACATAGCTGGGACTTGGGGCCCCCTGGTTTCGGGGGGCAGGGCGGCCGCCCCGCCTGCCCCCCTCAGGGCCGGCGGGGATTGGTGCATGGTTTCGTGAACGGGGACGTGGTGATGGTTGTGGTAGGTGAGAGGTGGTGATCCATGACGGTAACCGGTGTAGCCATCGTCAGCAGCAGCGGCATGGCCGTAACCGGCGCGGCCACCGTTCTTAGCGGCGGCATGGTGGTAATCGCCACGGCCATGATCGTCGTCGGCcgcatggtgatggttgtggtagGTGAGAGGTAATGTGACCATGTTGAGAAGAGGTAAGGCTAAATCAAAACATGCGGGCAATCAAATAAAGTGTCACTTTGGTAGCAATCCATGCATCACGATCAACTAAACAAGTAATCAAATGTTGGCTCGTGGCTCGCTTGTAACGCGCAACATCTCCCATGTTCCTCCGCTAGTGAGCTCCAAATCGAAAACAGGCTACCAAACACGCCTCTAAACATCTCTCAATCTGCTAGTATGTGTTAAAAGGAGAAATTCATTCTTCATTTTCTTTTCATGTTCAGATGCTTATCGTGGGCTGAGGATATCCATGATGAGACAGATGAAGTACATCGTTACATTCGTCCTTACTCTGCTCTCTTTTTTCAGAGTTGATTGGTCGGCGTGAAATGTTGTACTTATCGACCTTTAATCGTCAGAGTACCTTCGGAGTAGCATTGTCAACCGAGCTACGGCTGGAAACGCTTCATCTGGGGGACCTCGAATTAGCAATTCCGCCCAATTGTGTTCGTACTAGACCTCTATACCTTACATGCATGTGCGCCATTGATGGCTTAACAGTGTTGTTCATCCTATATATGTGTGTATAAGTCGATGCAAAGTTACTGGTAAAATCTACAGCAAGACAAGCAATGGCGATGGCGACGCTGTGGCTGGCAACAGGCGCGTCCGCGAAACTGTGCTTCCCCGGGAAGATGGACGCGAGCTCAGGAAGAGGGGGGATCAGCCGGATCTTCTGCCCCGCGCATTCAAGGTAAAATCTGGAAAAATTACCTCTTCTTGCGGCTCCTACACCAAATGTGAAGCAGTTGTTCATACTTAAATCGAAGTGACAGAATTGAAGCAAACTCTTCCGAGCCTGCATTTCTGCAGCAGCTGAGGCTTCAGTTCAGTTATTATGAGCTGCAATGCTGCATGATGATACCAGCCACGCCTAGCTATGACACACGCGCTTGTCCCTGCCACTGACTAGTTTGTCATCCGTCTCCTGCAGAACCCTGGCAAGGAGATGGACTGTCGCTGCAGCTACCGCTGCGCCCGACGGTGGGATTCACCTGGAGTGTGCGCCGGTGCCGCCGGAGCAGGTGGAGATCATCCAGTCGATGAACGGGTGGGTGGCGGAGAACATGCTCCCGCTGCTCGCCCCCGTGGACTCGTCGTGGCAACCTCACGACTTCCTGCCGTGCTCCGCCCCGGCGCCCGGCGAGTCCGAGGCCGAGGCGCTTGCTGCGTTCACGGAAGGCGTGGCCGAGCTGCGTGAGGGTGTCGCGGGCGTACCGGACGAGATCCTTGTTTGCCTGGTGGGCAACATGGTGACGGAGGAGGCGCTGCCGACGTACCAGACCATGGGAAACCGCTCGGAAGGCGGCTCCGATGAGTCTGGCGCCAGCAGCCTCCCCTGGGCGCAGTGGCTGCGCGGCTGGACTGCCGAGGAGAACCGCCACGGCGACCTCCTCAACCGCTACCTCTACCTCTCCGGTCGCGTCGACATGCGCCAGATCGAGATCACcgtccaccacctcctccgcaACGGCATGGTACGTGCGCAAACCAACATATACTCCCTTCGAAGTGCTTTCCTTGATTTATGATTTTGCTGTTTTAATTGGCGTGAAGGAAATGCTGGTGCCCAACAGCCCGTACCACAGCATGATCTACGGCGCGTTCCAGGAGCGCGCAACCTTCATCTCCCACGGCCACACGGGGAGGCTCGCCGGACAGCACGGCGACAAGGCGCTCGCCAAGATCTGCGGCGCCATCGCTGCCGACGAGAGGCGCCACGAGGCGGGATACACCAGGGGATCCGCGAAGCTGTTCCAAGTGGACCCCGACGGCATGGTGCGCGCGCTGGCGTATGTCATGCGCGGCAAGGTAACCATGCCCGGCCTGCTCATGTCGGACGGCCGCGACGGCGGCGAGACTCTGTTCGAGCGGTTCTCCGCGGTGGCAGAGCGCATCGGGGTGTACACCGCGAGGGACTACGGCGATCTGGTGGAGCACTTCGTGCGCAGGTGGCGGGTGGCCGAGCTCACTGGGCTGTCCGGTGAGGGCCGGCGTGCGCAGGAGTACGTGTGCGGGCTGCCGCCAAAGATCCGGAGGATGGCGGAACTGGCCCATCAGAGGGCTGCCCGCAGCGAGTCGCGAACGGTGCAGTTCAGTTGGATCTTTGATCGAAGTGTCATGCTGCGCTGATCCGCGTCCATCGCTGTGTACTCTAGGCTCATCTTTGTTCCATCGCAGcagtttttcttttttccttttggcTTTCTATCGTGTGCGTGATTTCCAATTAGACACGGATGATTCTTACCGCGCGAGTAAGTCCTTTGTGCTAATAATCTCCTTAGATAATAAAAGGCATCCACTCTCTTTCATCATTGTTTCAAAATTATCTTCCAACACAAAATCTTCTAACACGAACATGGGTGAGTGAAATACATACATGTCCACGTATTTTTTTGGCGGGTTCACTTCAGTCACTGTACTTCGCGGATATCATTTTTTTTATGGTAACCAAATACGACTTACACGAGTCGTTTTGTGCATAAAGTATATATGGATGGGCAATTTGACTTTGGTCATTGATGTTTAGACGAAATTTAATCAGCCCCGGACTCGAATTTCCTCTTTGGCAGTCGATCGCGCAGCAGGGTCAATCTCTTGTGTGAAGTGCTCCCATCACACACTAACCATTCCGTTTTTGTTGTTTTCTGCTCTTTTCCCTTTCCTTTCGAAGTACCCAGGAAGGCATCGACAAGAATGAAGAAACCAGCCCCCGCGTTTGCTTCATCGGAGACGATGGCTAGGAAAACGAACACGCCGGGGCGGCGGTTTTGCGCAGCCAGATAATCAGGCGAAGGCTAGGGCATGACGGTCGGCAGCGCACGTTGTGGTGGAGAGGTGGCAACAGACTTGTGTGTGCGGCGTCACGTGCAAGGAGGACATGCGATGAGGGAAGAAGGTGTACGAGGGGATAAGATAATGTTGGGGAGAGGTGGGCTACATCGGCTCGCCTTGGCCCTTGTTGGGCTGATTTTTGTCCAGTTGGACCTAACATGCAAGGGGTTTTCGCctacttttttcttcttcttttctattttttattttcaGGAAATATTAGAAGGTGTGGGGAGGAAGAAGAGGGGCTACATATGTGCGAAAGTTGTGTAGCTAATTGGGGGGCGACGAGAGGATAAGAGTTGAGGGTGCGTCAGATCTTTTTTTATTTATTCCCTTTTTGGGGTCGAGAATAATTTTTAGGGGGAAATAACGGGTGGGGAAAATCGCTTTCAACTTAAATGCAATATCATTTTCAGCTATGATCTCAAATGATGATGTTACCAAGGCGTTACCGAGGTATCTAACAACATGGTTATGATGTGTTGCTACCAATGTGATGATGATATAGTTATCAAGGTTTTTACGATGTAGTTACGAGAGTGTCGAGTAACTCACTTATCAACATCATTATTATGAATATCAAGGTACTGAGTAACTTGTCACCAACATGgtgattatttatttatttatttatcaaGATGTTGATTAACTAGTCACtggtacgtctcaaacgtatctataatttttgatgctccatggttattttacaccaattcatatgtgttttgtttacgCTTCGTTGCAATTTTACATGATtttcagcactaacctattaacaagatgccacaatgtcagtcccctgttttctgctgtttttgtatttcagaaaatttgtacagaaaatattctcggaattggatgaaacaaaagccgaagtcaatatttaccgaaacgaagacgaagtccagaggggggggcgaagaggcgccacagggcggccggACCACCCCATGGTGCGGCCTAGGCCTAGCCCGCGCCTAGGgtgtctgggcccaccaggcgccccaccgacctaaattctccgcctatttatacatcttctcgggaaaaccctagatacacgggcctccatccacgaaaagttccatcgcggccgccatcgccgaaccCATCTCGGAGGGTTCtggagctcttcccggcaccctgccataggggaaatcatcgccggaggcatctacatctccattcccgcctctgaagtgatgcatgagtagttcatccctgtactatgggtccatagcagtagcaagatggttgtcttctccaccttgTGCTTCATTTATTGattttgtgagctgccctacatgatcaagatcatctttatgtaatcatatatgtttggtttgctagGATCcggtgaatattgaatactatgttgagattgattatatattcatgtcatatgttatttatgatcttgcatcctCTCCACAAGAGCATGGGTGGcgcgtccccccccccccccccccgagtagGCACGACACCTAGTCTCTTTTGTCCCTCTTGGCCCATCTCGTGAGTTCCAGGTGCTCCAGACGCTTCTCTTGATGAAATATTGACATTCCAAATTCGTAGCTCCATTTGACTT
It includes:
- the LOC127332511 gene encoding acyl-[acyl-carrier-protein] desaturase 4, chloroplastic, producing the protein MAMATLWLATGASAKLCFPGKMDASSGRGGISRIFCPAHSRTLARRWTVAAATAAPDGGIHLECAPVPPEQVEIIQSMNGWVAENMLPLLAPVDSSWQPHDFLPCSAPAPGESEAEALAAFTEGVAELREGVAGVPDEILVCLVGNMVTEEALPTYQTMGNRSEGGSDESGASSLPWAQWLRGWTAEENRHGDLLNRYLYLSGRVDMRQIEITVHHLLRNGMEMLVPNSPYHSMIYGAFQERATFISHGHTGRLAGQHGDKALAKICGAIAADERRHEAGYTRGSAKLFQVDPDGMVRALAYVMRGKVTMPGLLMSDGRDGGETLFERFSAVAERIGVYTARDYGDLVEHFVRRWRVAELTGLSGEGRRAQEYVCGLPPKIRRMAELAHQRAARSESRTVQFSWIFDRSVMLR